The DNA window GCCGCCGGCCGACGAGTTGAATCCGGTGACGCTGGCTGCGATCCACATTGCGGGCGCGGACGCGGTTTACAGCGTCGGCGGGGCACAGGCAGTCGCCGCGCTCGCGTACGGGACCGAGTCGGTGACGCAGGTCCAGAAGATCGTCGGGCCGGGCAACAGGTGGGTCACTGCGGCCAAGGCCGAGGTTCGGGGTGACGTCGAAATCGACTTCCTGGCGGGGCCGAGCGAGGTCGTCGTCGTCGCGGACGAGACGGCGGATCCGGAGCTGGTGGCGTCGGAACTGGTCGCCCAGGCCGAACACGATCCGAACGCCGCCGTCGTCGCGGTGACCGACGACGAGGCGACTGCAGAGGCGGTCGTCGAGGCTGTCGACGAGCAGGCGGGTGCGCGCGAGCGCGAAGACGTGATTGGAGAGGCGCTTGCAAACGACGCAAGCGGCGTCTTGCTGGCCCGGTCGATGAGCGAGGCGATCCTCTTTACCGAGGAGTACGCCCCAGAACACCTCTCGATCGTCGCCGACGACGACGAGTCGATTCTCGAGCGTATCGACAGCGCGGGCAGCGTCTTCCTCGGGCCGAACACGCCCGTGGCGGCGGGTGACTACGCCAGCGGAACGAACCACGTCCTGCCGACCAACGGTGGCGCACGGGTGACTGGCGGTCTCTCGGTCGAGACCTTCCTCCGGTCGACGACCGTCCAGCGACTCTCGGAGGAGGGACTCGAGGGAATCGGCGAGACGGTCACGACTCTCGCGGAGGCGGAGGGGCTCGAGGCCCACGCTGAAAGCGTTCGTAAGCGGCTAGATCGGTAGGGAGAGACGGGCTGTCTCCGGTAGCGGTCCATCGGCTGAGTCGTGCTCTATTCTCGGTGGCCACAAAAAATACCAACTGATAGTGAACACGAAGGGTATGAGCAAGTTACTCGAACGTGTTTTCTCGGTCCGGAGTGACGACGATGGGTCCAGTGAGTCGGATCCGGTCGGGAGCGACAGTGACGATCGGTCGGCGGGCCGTGACGACGAAGACGAACGGGGGTCGTCGGAACCGGTCGAGACGGACGACGAACAGGGTTCCGAGGAGACCGTGACCGTCGACGGTGGAACGGTCGTAGAGACTGGGGACGAGCCGGCAGAGACGGAGGAAGAGGACGAGTCGACGGTCGCGGAGTCGGCAACCGAATCGACGGTTTCGACCGACGACGAATCGGCAGCCGAGACGGACGAAACGCTCGGTGACCGGGACGCTCAAAGCGAGGAACTGAACATCGCGACCGACGCCCTGCTCGATACGCTCCCACAGCCAGCGTTTCTCGTCGACACGGACCACCGGATTATCGGCTGGAACCAGGAACTCGAGGCACTGACCGGCGTCGACCGCGAGGAGGTTCTCGGCGAGACGGCCACCGAATCGTTCTTCCGGGATCATCGGACCACGACGCTGGCCGACGAGGTCGTCGAGAATCCGCGAGACGCACATCGGGGGACGGACGCCGAGAAGTCCGGCCGCGACCAGCGTGCCTACGAGATCGAACGCGAACTGACGAACGCGGCCGGCGAAACGGTTCACGTCCACTCCGTCGCGACGCCGATCTATCAGCAGGAGCAGTTCCAGGGTGTCGTCCAGCTCGTCCAGGACAATACGGAAGTCATTCGTCGTCGCGAGGCGATGACGGATCTCGTCTCGGAGGTGACCGAAACAGGACGTGCGCTCAACGGCGGCGATCTCTCGGCGCGGGTCGAGTTTACGGACGATCACGACGTCCTCGAGGAGGAGGTCCACCAGATCACCGGGACGATAAACGAGATCGGCGACCACGTCGAGACCACGATACACGGCATTGCCGACGAGATCGAGGAGCTTTCGGAAGAAGCGAGGACGATCGCATCCGCTGCCGATGAGGTCGACGATCAGGTGAGCGAACAGACCGACTCGATCGGAACGATCGTTCAGGAGATCAGTGACCTCAGCGCGACGATGGAGGAGGTCGCTGCAAGCTCCGATCAGGTGTCGGCCGCCGCTGAACAGGCACAGGCCGCTGCCGAGGACGGCGTCGAGGTCAGCCAGGAGGCACGCGAGGAGATGAACGCTGTCCGCGAGGCGTCCGACGAACTCACCGAGACGGTCGACCAGCTCGAAACGCGGATGGACGAGATCGACGAGGTCATCGAGGTCATCAGCGATATCGCCGACCAGACGAACCTGCTGGCGTTGAACGCGAACATCGAGGCGGCCCAGGCCGGCGAGGACGGCGACGGGTTCGCGGTCGTCGCAAACGAGGTCCAGTCGCTTGCCAGCGAGACGAAAGAACACACCCAGGAGATTTCCTCGAGAGTCGAGCAACTTCAGAACCGGACGGACGAGACCGTCGCCGTGACCGAACGGACGAACGATCGCCTCGAGACTGCGGGCGAACAGGTCGATACGGCCATCGAGAACCTCCAGGAGATCGCGGACGCCGTCGACGAGGCTGCCCAGGGGATCGAGCAGATCGCGGAGGCGAACGACGACCAGGCCGCGTCGGTCGAGGAGGTGGCGGCGGAAGCCGACGGCGTCGCCGCCGACGCAGACAGGATCGAAGAGCGGATCAGCGAGGTCACCGAGCGGACGGCCGCCCAGCGGGATGCCATCGACGAGATGGTCGAGCACGTCGAGGAGGTCACCGACGGAGACGCCGTCGACCGATCGCAGTAGCGACGGGACGGACGTCTATTCGAGTCTCTTTGTAGACGTTCGCCGAGGGCGTCAAGGTTAACATCGTCGCGCCGGAAAGAGTGAGTATGAGCACGGACAGCATGGACGGCGGGCAGGCGGAGACGCGCCCCGAGATCGAGGTAACCGAGAACGCGGCCGAGCAAGCCCTCTCCCTGCTCGAGAGCGAAGGACTGGACGAGAACGAGGCGGGGCTTCGCCTCTTCGTCCAGCAAGGCGGGTGTGCGGGTCTCTCCTACGGCATGCGGTTCGACGACGCGCCAGACGAGGACGACACGATCTACGAACACCACGACCTGCGCGTGTTCGTCGATCCGGCGAGCCTGAAGTACATCGAGGGCAGCGTCCTCGACTACGAGAGTGGCCTGCAGGCAGAGGGGTTCCACGTCGAGAACCCGAACGTCGTCAGTGAGTGTGGCTGTGGCGAGTCGTTCCGGACGTAACGTCGACGACTGTCCGATACCGTCCGCTCTCTGACAGGTTTTCCGTTCTTCGTGGCACTAGCTGCCTCGTCACGTGATCTCGAAGGCGCTGGTCGATGTATCCGGCGTGTTACTCCTCGAGTTCGAAGGCGACGGTGACTTCTGCCTGGTACTGTCGGTCGTCGGCGGTCGCGACTTCGACGCCGAGTTCGTCGACCTCTACCCAGTGGACGTTCTGAAGGGTGTCCTCGGCGCGGTCGATGGCGTCGTCCGCTGCCGCGTCGAAGCTTTCCGAGCTGGTACCGATCAGGGTGATCTTCTTGAATACCATCGCTCGTATGCGTACAGTGTCGTTCGTATTCAATGTATGGCTAATGATAGCAACGAGCATTGTATTTGATACGCGGACGATCGAAATCGGTTCGGGGGTCCTACCGGTAGATCGCAACCCGGAATTGTAATCGAAGCCAACGGTGAGCGGAGCACGCCATTCGCCGAGGCGTGAACGTTTTTGGGGGTTCCGGTCGCACGTGTACCCATGCCAGGTAGTGACGATCCGATCGACGTGTCGGAGATCAGTGAACTGACGCCGCCGGACCGGACGCTGATGGGGCCGGGACCGAGCGACGTTCATCCGCGCGTGCTTCGAGCGATGAGTACGCCGCTCGTGGGTCATCTCGATCCCTCGTTCGTCGAGATCATGAACGAGGTCCAGGAGCTTTTGCGCTACACGTTCAGGACCGACAACCAGTGGACGATTCCGGTCTCGGGGACCGGATCGGCCGCGATGGAGGCCGCGATCGGGAACGTCGTCGAACCGGGCGATACGATGCTCGTCCCGACGAACGGCTACTTCGGCGGCCGCATGGCGTCGATGGCTCGCAGGGCCGGCGGCGAGGTCGTCGAGGTCGACGCACCGTGGGGCGAACCGCTCGAGCCGGCCGACGTCTCGGACGCGCTCGCCGAACACGATCCGGACGTCTTCGGGTTCGTCCACGCCGAGACGAGTACCGGCGTGCTCCAGCCGAACGTGGAGGAACTCACCGCGGCGGCCCACGACCACGACGCGCTGGTGATCGCCGACACCGTCACCTCTCTCGGTGGCGTCGAACTCCGGGTCGACGAGTGGGACATCGACGTCGCCTACTCCGGACCACAGAAGTGTCTCTCCTGTCCGCCGGGTGCGAGCCCGCTGACGCTTTCCGACGAGGCGATGGAGAAAGTCCTCTCCCGGGACGAGGACCCGCGCTCGTGGTATCTCGACCTCTCCCTGCTCGAGGGTTACTGGGGTGACGAGCGATCCTACCACCACACCGCGCCGATCACGAACGTCTACGCGATCCGTGAGGCGCTGCGGCTGGTCGCCGAGGAAGGCATCGAAGAGCGCTGGGAGCGCCACGAACGCCTCGCCGGCGCGCTAAAGGCAGGCGTCGAGGCGATGGGACTCGAGATGAACGCGCCCGACGACTACTGGCTGCCGAGCCTGAACGCCGTCCGCGTCCCCGACGGCATCGACGACGGCGAGGTCTGTGACGCGCTGATCGAACAGTACGATCTCGAAATCGCGAGCGGTCTGGGCGATCTGGACGGCGAGATCTTCCGGATCGGCTGCATGGGCCACTCCGCGCGACCGGAGAACGTGATCTTCGTGGTGACGGCGCTGGGGGACGTCCTCGAGTCGATGGGTGCGGACGTCGATCCGGGCGCTGGCGTGACAGCGACGCGTCGCGCGCTCGAATAAAAGCAGTATCGCGGTTTTCTACGCGGTTACTCGCGGTCCTGGCGGGGCACGTTCGACCTGATAGTCGTCTCCGTCGACGACGATGATCGCCCACTCGTAGCTGGGGTCGGTACTCGTGAGCCGTTCCTCGAGATCGTCTGCGTCGTCGGGTTGTGCGACGAAACAGTGGAACTCTCCGTTTGTCGAGGTTGGAAGTTCGTCGTTCTCGAGGACGGTGTTTACGTGGACGACTTTCCACGCTCGTTCGGCTCGGAACTCCGGTCCGTCGCCTTCGACGCTGTATCCAAGCTCTGCGAAAATCGACCTGGCCTGCTCGACGAGTCGCATGTTAACAGGACCCATTCATACTGGTATACATCACCAGGTGTCATAAGTCTTTGTGTGTAGAAGATATTGTCCGATGTTTTTCGCCGATACCAACCTACAGCAGGGAAGACTGGTCGATTGAAAGTCAATTCGGCGAAACGGTGTTCGATAACAGAGAATTACTATCGAGCAGCGACGATCCGCCGGTACTCACTCGTGAGCGGCGTCCCACTCGGTCGGCTTCCGGAAGTTCTCACACTGGTTGCACCTGATACGGCCCATCGTGTCCATCGCGTTGTCCAGACTCTCGCAGTTCGTGCAGAACCAGCCGTACCGACGGTCGCTGTCCTGGGACTCGTACGCGACGAGAAACGGCCCCTTCGAACCCCTGTCGCCTTCGGTCTCGGACACGTAGACCGTCTCTCCATCCTCGGTCACGGTCGATCGCATACTCGACCATAGCGGACGTTCGGATAAAGGACTGTCCGTCCGCGTGGCCGGTCGACTGGCGTCCGGAAAACACGTGGGTATGCGTCTCTTACCCACGAAGAACTGTCGTACTGAAACCTTTACCCTCGCGGAAATCGTTCGGTGGGATAATGGCGCTGGTCGTGGTTCCCGTTCGGTACCCGTTGACGAAACGCTCCCGCAGAACACTCGAGCGGGCGATCGAAGTCGCCCAGGAGCGGGACGCGGCGTTGACGGTCTTGCACGTCGATCTCTACCAGAACGGGAAGAAAGTGACGCGAATCGATCTCAAAACCGCCGTCGAGCGGTCGTTCGGTCCGATCGAGAACACCCGTTACGTGGTTCGAACCGGCTTCCTCGTCGAAGAGAGCATTCTGGACGAAGTCGCGGCGGAAGACGCGGACGTCGTCGTGATCGGCAACCAGAGCGCGAGCCGACTTCGTCGCGTATTCCGGCGGTTCACGAGCAATCCCGACATCGACCGGTTCCTGCGAGAACACCTCGACTGCGAGGTGATCACGGTCAATGGCGGGAGCGCCGCTGCGAGCTATAGTAGCGACTGAAACGATTTACACACCGATCGCACCGCTGTCCTGCGATCGGGTGTGCATTGACGTTCAGTCGCTACTATCGGTGTCGCGAACGACGAACACGGGAATCGAAGCGTTGTCGACCACGCGCTCGGAGACACTCCCCAGTGAAACGACCTTCTCCCGTGGACTCTTCCCGCGAGTTCCGATGACGATCAGGTCGATTCCTTCTTCGTCGGCGTAATCGAGAATCGTCTTCGCGGGCGTCCCCTTTCGTATCTCGGCGGTCGTCTCGAGACCCTGGGCAGACGCCCGGTCCCGTACTTCCTCGATCGCTTCCGATCCGTCCCGTTCGAGTGTCGTCTCGAGGTCGTCGGCGTTGTCGTCGGCCGCGGCGGTGATGCGACTGTCGACGACGTACAGTACGTGGACTGTCGCGTCGTTGTCGGCTGCAATCGGGAGGGCGTGTTCGAGCGTCTCGGAAACGGTGTCGCTGCCGTCGGTCGGGACGAGGACGTCGTCGTACATACTTCGTCGTTCGGACAGAACCGGCATAAAGGCACCCGGAAATCCCACTCTCGTGGGAACTCATTCGCCGCTCTCGGTCGACTCCTCGCCCGTACTCGCCCCGATCGATCCGTTCGTTTCCCCGTCTGCTCGCGGTCGCCTCGGTTCCGACTCGAGCGATGGGCCTCGATCCGGTTCGCGACCGTCGACAGCCATCCGTGCGACGCCACTGGTTTCGTCGAAGACGTGGTGGCGACGTGGATAGGCGAACTCGACGTCTGCGTCCGCAAACCGGTTCCCGATCGCCCGCTGGACCCTGGACTTGGCGAGTGACTGTTTGTAGGGATGTTTGATCCAGAAGTACAGCACGAGCGCGATACCGTCGTCGGCGTACTCGTCGACGGTACACACCGGCGCTGCGGCGTACCGTGCACTTCCGATTCGTATGTCCGGACCGCCAGTGATGACGTCGTCGACGTTGCGCGCCGCTCGTTGGGCGTGTTTCGTGGCGGCCTCGAGGTCGCTCTCGTAGGTGATCTCGAACCTGATCGAGATGCGCGTTCGTTCGTCCTCGGCGGAGTAGTTGACGACGTCTCGCTGTTGAATTTCGGAGTTCGGAATGACGATGAACGTGTTCTCGAGGGTGAATATCTTGGTGTAGCGGATCGTGATGTCCTCGACGAACCCACGGTGGCCTTCGTCGACGATCTCGATCATGTCGCCGATCTCGTAGGGCCGATCCGCGAGGACGAAGAAGCCGTTGATCAGGCTCCCGACCAGCGGCGCGAGGACGACGGCGATGACTGCCGAAATGACACCCACCGAGAGGAAGATGTTCTCTTCGCTGACTCCGAGGATGCTGGCGACGACGGCGAGTGCGACGAACAACACTGACGCTCGAATTCCTCGCAGGACCGCCCTGGTGACGCTCGGCCGCTCGATCCGCTGGGCAACCGTGCGACCGACCAGACGAACGACGAGTTTCGAGAGGACCCAGCCGATCACGAGGACGAGGAGAGCGAGTCCGATCTCGTCGGGTTCGGGGAACCCTATCGGGAGCGTCTCCTCCGGATCTGCGCCCGTGGCCGTCTCGTCCTGGAGCACCCCGTACATGGAAGCACACTCACGAGCGTGATGGTTAAGCGTTCGGACGGATACGTCCGATCCGATCGACAGGCGTGGGCTCGACGAGCCCCGTAGTACGGGAATACGCCACCCTTACGCGATCAGTTCAGGAAAACTACCCGATTTCGAAAACAGGTGCTACTCGGTGTATAATAAATCATTTAGCCATCGGGATCGTACACCCGATATGGCACCAGACGAACTGCGCTCGACGGTCGAGCGTGTCGGGGACCGGTTCAACCTCGGCGAGTACGAGATCGACGCCTACCTGACCGTGTTAGAGCAGGGTCAGCTCACTGCAAGCGAGATCGCTGATCAGACGGACATTCCACAGCCCCGCGTCTACGACACCGTGCGTAGCCTCAGCGACCGCGGCCTGGTCGAACTGCGGGAATCCCGCCCGATGAAAGTCGTCGCGATCGACCCCGACGAGGCCTTCGACGACGTCCAGAGTTCCCTCGAGGAG is part of the Natronobacterium texcoconense genome and encodes:
- the hisD gene encoding histidinol dehydrogenase, which translates into the protein MSIEVEEIQDLGPSDRNAFFERDAGIEAVRTDVRDIVDRVREEGDVAVREFTSEFDGVEVGNLEITDECERAYDELEDDVREAIETATANVREFHEAQVPEDWREEFADGRELGRRFRPIERVGVYVPGGSAAYPSSAIMGVVPAVVAGVEHVTVVTPPADELNPVTLAAIHIAGADAVYSVGGAQAVAALAYGTESVTQVQKIVGPGNRWVTAAKAEVRGDVEIDFLAGPSEVVVVADETADPELVASELVAQAEHDPNAAVVAVTDDEATAEAVVEAVDEQAGAREREDVIGEALANDASGVLLARSMSEAILFTEEYAPEHLSIVADDDESILERIDSAGSVFLGPNTPVAAGDYASGTNHVLPTNGGARVTGGLSVETFLRSTTVQRLSEEGLEGIGETVTTLAEAEGLEAHAESVRKRLDR
- a CDS encoding methyl-accepting chemotaxis protein codes for the protein MSKLLERVFSVRSDDDGSSESDPVGSDSDDRSAGRDDEDERGSSEPVETDDEQGSEETVTVDGGTVVETGDEPAETEEEDESTVAESATESTVSTDDESAAETDETLGDRDAQSEELNIATDALLDTLPQPAFLVDTDHRIIGWNQELEALTGVDREEVLGETATESFFRDHRTTTLADEVVENPRDAHRGTDAEKSGRDQRAYEIERELTNAAGETVHVHSVATPIYQQEQFQGVVQLVQDNTEVIRRREAMTDLVSEVTETGRALNGGDLSARVEFTDDHDVLEEEVHQITGTINEIGDHVETTIHGIADEIEELSEEARTIASAADEVDDQVSEQTDSIGTIVQEISDLSATMEEVAASSDQVSAAAEQAQAAAEDGVEVSQEAREEMNAVREASDELTETVDQLETRMDEIDEVIEVISDIADQTNLLALNANIEAAQAGEDGDGFAVVANEVQSLASETKEHTQEISSRVEQLQNRTDETVAVTERTNDRLETAGEQVDTAIENLQEIADAVDEAAQGIEQIAEANDDQAASVEEVAAEADGVAADADRIEERISEVTERTAAQRDAIDEMVEHVEEVTDGDAVDRSQ
- a CDS encoding HesB/IscA family protein, whose amino-acid sequence is MSTDSMDGGQAETRPEIEVTENAAEQALSLLESEGLDENEAGLRLFVQQGGCAGLSYGMRFDDAPDEDDTIYEHHDLRVFVDPASLKYIEGSVLDYESGLQAEGFHVENPNVVSECGCGESFRT
- a CDS encoding dodecin; this translates as MVFKKITLIGTSSESFDAAADDAIDRAEDTLQNVHWVEVDELGVEVATADDRQYQAEVTVAFELEE
- a CDS encoding pyridoxal-phosphate-dependent aminotransferase family protein — encoded protein: MPGSDDPIDVSEISELTPPDRTLMGPGPSDVHPRVLRAMSTPLVGHLDPSFVEIMNEVQELLRYTFRTDNQWTIPVSGTGSAAMEAAIGNVVEPGDTMLVPTNGYFGGRMASMARRAGGEVVEVDAPWGEPLEPADVSDALAEHDPDVFGFVHAETSTGVLQPNVEELTAAAHDHDALVIADTVTSLGGVELRVDEWDIDVAYSGPQKCLSCPPGASPLTLSDEAMEKVLSRDEDPRSWYLDLSLLEGYWGDERSYHHTAPITNVYAIREALRLVAEEGIEERWERHERLAGALKAGVEAMGLEMNAPDDYWLPSLNAVRVPDGIDDGEVCDALIEQYDLEIASGLGDLDGEIFRIGCMGHSARPENVIFVVTALGDVLESMGADVDPGAGVTATRRALE
- a CDS encoding DUF7116 family protein, with product MRLVEQARSIFAELGYSVEGDGPEFRAERAWKVVHVNTVLENDELPTSTNGEFHCFVAQPDDADDLEERLTSTDPSYEWAIIVVDGDDYQVERAPPGPRVTA
- a CDS encoding DUF5816 domain-containing protein → MRSTVTEDGETVYVSETEGDRGSKGPFLVAYESQDSDRRYGWFCTNCESLDNAMDTMGRIRCNQCENFRKPTEWDAAHE
- a CDS encoding universal stress protein, coding for MALVVVPVRYPLTKRSRRTLERAIEVAQERDAALTVLHVDLYQNGKKVTRIDLKTAVERSFGPIENTRYVVRTGFLVEESILDEVAAEDADVVVIGNQSASRLRRVFRRFTSNPDIDRFLREHLDCEVITVNGGSAAASYSSD
- a CDS encoding universal stress protein; its protein translation is MYDDVLVPTDGSDTVSETLEHALPIAADNDATVHVLYVVDSRITAAADDNADDLETTLERDGSEAIEEVRDRASAQGLETTAEIRKGTPAKTILDYADEEGIDLIVIGTRGKSPREKVVSLGSVSERVVDNASIPVFVVRDTDSSD
- a CDS encoding mechanosensitive ion channel family protein, with amino-acid sequence MYGVLQDETATGADPEETLPIGFPEPDEIGLALLVLVIGWVLSKLVVRLVGRTVAQRIERPSVTRAVLRGIRASVLFVALAVVASILGVSEENIFLSVGVISAVIAVVLAPLVGSLINGFFVLADRPYEIGDMIEIVDEGHRGFVEDITIRYTKIFTLENTFIVIPNSEIQQRDVVNYSAEDERTRISIRFEITYESDLEAATKHAQRAARNVDDVITGGPDIRIGSARYAAAPVCTVDEYADDGIALVLYFWIKHPYKQSLAKSRVQRAIGNRFADADVEFAYPRRHHVFDETSGVARMAVDGREPDRGPSLESEPRRPRADGETNGSIGASTGEESTESGE